CTGAAGTTGCCCCATAGCGAAGAAAGCTTGCAGTACAGCATCTAAGGCACTAAAGTTACTCGCTTTTCCCAAAATAGTCCAGTTTTGATTGACCAACTGCTCTAATTGATTGGAGGTGATGGGAATTGAGAAGGCTGAGAGTGTAATTGGAAACCAGCTGTTGGATGCTCCCAACAAGATGGTTTTCATCTGTTCGTCGCAGCTATCGTCAAAACCACGTAGATGCGGGTGACGAGCGCGACAATGCGGCATATTTTTTTTGCCTAATTCACCAAAAGCATCGGATAATCGACGTTCACTGTTGCAGCCGTTGCATTTGACTACAATATCTGTAGGTGAACCCGATACACCGTATTCCTCCAGCCTGAGTGGCCCCTTGCAGGCTGTATTACCACGATGGACAAAATATAACCAAGGAAAGTCATCTAAATGTCCGCGATCGCAGGAAACGAGGAACCGCGATGGTATTGCTGTTGGGTCTTTCTTTTGACTTTTGGGACAGTTTAGATGAACGTAACGGGTTTGGTCTGGACGATAAGAATTTTCTTTAAGTTGGAAATAAGGATATAAAGGGGCTAGCAACCGACATCTCGGACATACCATCCATCCAGGAAAGGGAGCGACGGGAATTCCTATTCTGGCATATTCGTCAAAAGGACTAGATGAAGAGGCATCTTCAGCAGGTATTGGAGGTGCAAGTAGTTTTTTAACTTGTTGGCCCAATTCACGACGAATGGCTGCAAGGAGACGCTGTTCCCCTAATTCAACTACTCCCTGTTGGGTGTTCCAGTCCTCCAAACCCATGACCATAACTGAAAGGTTTGGCAGGTCGAGTACAGCACCTACACCGAAGGAAAATAAAATCTGGCTGGGTCGCAGTTCGCCTACTCTGTATTTATAGTTAGATTGGCTCATTTTAGGGAATTGGGAATTGGGCATTGGGAATTGAGAATTGGGCATTGGGCATTGGGCATTAGGAATTGAGAATTGTGGATTATTAAACTGTATTTTTTACCTATTCTCTATTCCCCATTCCCTATTCTTTCATTGCTTGAGGTAAGCGACTAAAGTCATCATCGGGTACTTGATCTTGAAAAATTAACCCTACTGTCGGTTCGACGTTTCGCAGGGAGTTCAAACAAGTAAATTCTTGCCAAATTCCTTGACCTGCTGATTCTAATAGTTCAATGGTTAAACCATCACGCTTGTCTGTCTGATATTTGAGAGTACCGCCTCCAATCAAGTTTTGTGCTTTACTCAACCAGATATCTAATTTGGCTTCCAGTGCTTGTTTAACGAGTTTTTGGGCTTCTGTACCCGCAACTAAATTAGCGCGATCGCAAATTGTATTAATGGCAGATTGTATATAAGGATGATTGCGTTCAATTCGTCCTGCTTGGTTGTTACCGTTAAATTCTCTACCCGCCAACCGCACAAGGGATATAAACAACGCGGCTAAACCTCTGTCAATCGCACGGGGCGCAAAGGGTGTTAAAGATAGCGCTTCTACGTGTTGATAAAATGTAGCGTGGTAATGCTCAAATCTTTCGTAGTGGGATAAATCTCTAGGACGCGCCCAATTATAAACTGTAAATACGATACCAGGAAATGTCCGCCCGACACGGCTGGTAGCTTGAATATACTCGGCAGTATTTTTGGGCTGACCTGTAACAGCCATCACACCCAGGCGTTTCACGTCTACACCCACGGAAATCATATTAGTAGCAAGTAAAACATCGAGCGGTTCAAGCTGATCGACTTTTTCCCCAGCTTTGCGTTTGGCTTTGATTTGTGCTTCTCGGACTGGATCGAAGGATGTTTCTAGCCTATCTAGAACTACAGGAATATCTGTAGAATCCTTACGAGATGTAAGTTCCTCCAAGTTAATCCGCAGACGCTTTGCTAGTCCCCGACTATCCATTTTCCCAAGGCGGATGCGAATATCATCATCCACTAAGCGTCGCATACCCCCCAATTCCCGCATCGAGTTGAAGTAACCGACCAACGTCATCCAGGGGTCAGCACGATTTCCGTATTGTTTGTTTTCATACAGGTCTTGAGAAGCAGCAAGAATAGCAACATAAACTCGAATTAATGCAGCTTTTAGCCGTCGCCCTGTGGCACAAATACCGACATAGCGCCGTCCTGGATTAGTCTCATTTGGTTCTCGCTGGCGTGAGAAGAAATTATCCCCTACATCCAAGCCTTGCGGTGGAAACACTTGTACTTTCCGCAGAAATAGGTTATGCATCTGAGTTTCTGCTTGACGTATTGTTGCAGTAGAAGCTATGACTTTGGGGCGAACCTTTTTACCATCGACTTCCCAAGAGGAGAGTTGATCTACTGCGGTTTCATAAAGTCCTACTAACGTACCGAGGGGGCCGCTAATCAAGTGCAACTCATCTTGGATGATTAAGTCGGGTGGGCGTAGGGGGTTGCTGTGAATTGTTTTAGCACCGGGTAAATACGCAGTTTTTTTATGTGAATTAGTATCTTCAATATCTGATGTCCGAAAACCATGCCGTTCACAGTAACCATCTACTTGCCCAAATAGCATTTGAATTTCCCCTTTCCAAGGCATTTGGGCAAATTTATCTACCGTAGCAATCAACAGCGTGGGTAAACGACGGTAGATTTCTTCATCAACTACAAGAATGGGTAAACCTTCGCTTGAAGATTGTTTTTTACTAAACAGACAACGCCCCAAAGAGTCGCCGCAGTAAATTAGAGTACGGGCGCGACCTTTACTAAAAGATTCGACTTCAATATTTTTACCTGGGTCGATTTTAGAACCACACCACGGGCAATTTGTGAGTTGGTGAGGGGAACCGCTAGCACTTTGCTGGTACTGCCCTCGCGCTTGTTTGCAAAATTCTTCGCTTTGGTCGGTGTGGTTGGGGGTAGTGCGCTGACCTACCCACAACCCAATACGGAATGGTTCGTTTCCCCATTTAGTTGGGTTGTCTCTACGAATAGATTCGCAAGCACAAATTAAGGCAGTGGCGCGTTGAAATTGTTGTAGCGTAAGCAGGCGTAGGGTGTAGCGCATCAGGACTGCAACGCCATAT
This Nostoc sp. KVJ3 DNA region includes the following protein-coding sequences:
- the drmA gene encoding DISARM system helicase DrmA, whose product is MEIIKLPSVLPGELDLLNINKQLREHQIQLDWSAVVSAPESQLVVLLDGIDQVEDADWLINGDIAEKIANDIINFFNKQKPKVKKSRSKKKPLETKVTPQLWEQRKLLETQFIPSTNEGELLEEKFILAIDPVVEEKLEVKADETIKILESQLPTPYKIRDELEKAVLADLLGPAGGEEEEVDEDSVSDRYLVGLLAPQQRRISAETVNKSVVADEVQDELFREVDYQQPELLDELAVVGKGTVEEGTTEVSVPPAETMFPSSFGMTFCVSGAAKVLQINAGWGQYKRTKSETITKKDDTPKMVWKRQQILGNSPPIPLSEGEIPKWTVHSEYPQVQVQGKIRQQTNGDWIVSLFLINGQKEPAKLRDEAWLFQPELSVQSADFQHLDIFLKRHKPRQAGKLDPVIYAEEKAMAMLYRKQVEFAIGHGVSVHAETAQNTTECAVKLSTNVVPVYEVPKTSPPQADEIPELAGLVLDMKELAETPTADFISKLNPLVTAYAVWIEKQAQRISNPNEGLTDYQDVAEDAIKNCDRTLQRIQSGLTLLQTNPEAAEAFRFMNQAMHLQRLHSIYSEEARQGKIPKPELDKIPNPTWFPFQLAFILLNLPSITDLHHCDRSHETDAVADLLWFPTGGGKTEAYLGLTAYTIGLRRLQGVISGRSGEYGVAVLMRYTLRLLTLQQFQRATALICACESIRRDNPTKWGNEPFRIGLWVGQRTTPNHTDQSEEFCKQARGQYQQSASGSPHQLTNCPWCGSKIDPGKNIEVESFSKGRARTLIYCGDSLGRCLFSKKQSSSEGLPILVVDEEIYRRLPTLLIATVDKFAQMPWKGEIQMLFGQVDGYCERHGFRTSDIEDTNSHKKTAYLPGAKTIHSNPLRPPDLIIQDELHLISGPLGTLVGLYETAVDQLSSWEVDGKKVRPKVIASTATIRQAETQMHNLFLRKVQVFPPQGLDVGDNFFSRQREPNETNPGRRYVGICATGRRLKAALIRVYVAILAASQDLYENKQYGNRADPWMTLVGYFNSMRELGGMRRLVDDDIRIRLGKMDSRGLAKRLRINLEELTSRKDSTDIPVVLDRLETSFDPVREAQIKAKRKAGEKVDQLEPLDVLLATNMISVGVDVKRLGVMAVTGQPKNTAEYIQATSRVGRTFPGIVFTVYNWARPRDLSHYERFEHYHATFYQHVEALSLTPFAPRAIDRGLAALFISLVRLAGREFNGNNQAGRIERNHPYIQSAINTICDRANLVAGTEAQKLVKQALEAKLDIWLSKAQNLIGGGTLKYQTDKRDGLTIELLESAGQGIWQEFTCLNSLRNVEPTVGLIFQDQVPDDDFSRLPQAMKE